In Bacteroidota bacterium, a genomic segment contains:
- a CDS encoding MarR family winged helix-turn-helix transcriptional regulator — MRTKELLQELIGLVETFDASVPESEALTLNDFIAYLNRLPVQRKDDKMIINISKNVSLLHRYSKFYLKKVLKNSSLQTIDEYSYLICLFYNESLTKTELNNMNAMEKTSGNEVIRRLLKSHLIKQQKDLADKRSMRVSITEQGKAEINKIFPELCKAAILLSGPLSDGEKASLNCSLSTLCDYHYNIFIGQKNAGIDDILSEMPKIKSTDS; from the coding sequence ATGCGAACCAAAGAGTTGTTGCAGGAATTAATAGGATTGGTCGAAACTTTCGATGCTTCGGTTCCTGAAAGCGAGGCACTTACCCTGAATGATTTTATTGCCTATTTGAACCGCCTTCCTGTTCAGCGAAAAGACGACAAGATGATTATCAATATTTCCAAGAATGTAAGCCTGCTTCATCGCTATTCTAAATTTTATTTGAAGAAAGTGCTGAAGAATTCTTCGTTGCAGACCATTGACGAATACTCTTACCTGATATGTCTTTTTTATAATGAGAGCCTTACAAAGACTGAACTGAATAATATGAATGCCATGGAAAAGACATCGGGAAACGAAGTGATCAGGCGATTGCTGAAATCGCATCTGATAAAACAGCAGAAGGATCTGGCCGACAAGCGAAGTATGCGTGTTTCTATTACTGAACAAGGGAAAGCTGAGATAAATAAGATTTTTCCAGAACTATGCAAGGCTGCCATCCTGCTTTCGGGCCCTCTTTCAGATGGTGAGAAAGCAAGCCTTAACTGTTCGCTTTCGACCTTATGCGACTACCACTACAATATCTTTATCGGGCAGAAAAACGCTGGCATTGATGATATTTTGTCCGAAATGCCTAAAATTAAATCAACTGATTCATAA
- a CDS encoding ABC transporter ATP-binding protein, giving the protein MTVAASLSAAGKTYTAGDTSIIALQPTTIGFRKKELTLIVGPSGSGKTTLLSLLGCVIYPSQGDVWLEGTRVNTLSENKLAEIRLKKIGFVFQGFNLLAPLNGLENVMLPLLMQGVPRKEARNKALNLLHEFGMSDRIKNLPRELSGGQQQRIAIARALITNPGLILCDEPTAALDHKSTLQVMDNLCKLKENDCAVIIVTHDVRLKKYADRTIYVTDGSISETPLKESFDN; this is encoded by the coding sequence ATGACAGTAGCGGCAAGTCTTTCAGCGGCAGGAAAAACATACACGGCGGGTGATACCTCTATTATTGCCCTGCAGCCAACTACTATTGGATTTCGTAAAAAGGAACTTACACTTATTGTGGGCCCTTCGGGTTCGGGAAAAACAACGTTGCTTTCTCTTCTGGGATGCGTGATTTATCCTTCACAGGGAGATGTATGGCTTGAAGGTACACGCGTAAATACTTTATCGGAAAATAAACTGGCTGAAATAAGGCTCAAAAAGATTGGTTTTGTATTTCAGGGATTTAACCTGCTTGCACCACTCAACGGGCTTGAGAATGTCATGTTGCCGCTTCTGATGCAGGGTGTTCCCCGTAAAGAAGCCAGGAACAAAGCGCTGAATTTACTTCATGAGTTCGGAATGAGCGACAGAATAAAAAATTTACCCCGTGAGCTGAGTGGCGGGCAGCAACAGCGCATTGCCATCGCAAGGGCGTTGATTACAAATCCCGGCTTGATCTTATGCGACGAACCTACTGCCGCTCTTGACCATAAAAGTACTCTTCAGGTAATGGATAATCTGTGTAAACTGAAAGAAAATGACTGTGCCGTAATCATTGTTACACACGATGTGCGGCTCAAAAAATATGCCGACCGTACCATTTATGTGACAGATGGCAGCATAAGCGAAACTCCCCTAAAAGAAAGTTTTGATAATTAA
- a CDS encoding efflux RND transporter periplasmic adaptor subunit, whose translation MDKTLIFVLVTLIMAGCAKKQVRQPEKEVLPVTQIIGIGKIIPEGGISELASPASGIVTELPVAEGSKVKKGEVLIQLANAEQALAVLEIDKKITSQQKSIESERWLIEQKKIAMADKLRKLTDAKDLLKSGATTGENVRTLQNDYDQASQEMKKLENDLAMQQSQLNEISAQKAIKKYNLQQTTLKAPMDGIILDILPKAGEALSQYQTYARLAPDKPLIVQAEIDEMFAGKLALGQKCSVRLSGENKQVASGKVIHISADLKKKSLFSDSRDDLEDRRVREVEISLDSVSRPLLINTKVECTIQIK comes from the coding sequence ATGGACAAAACACTGATTTTTGTGCTCGTAACCCTGATTATGGCAGGTTGTGCAAAAAAACAAGTCCGGCAACCTGAAAAGGAAGTCCTGCCCGTTACACAAATAATCGGTATCGGTAAAATCATTCCTGAAGGGGGAATCAGCGAACTGGCATCTCCTGCTTCGGGTATTGTTACCGAATTACCTGTAGCTGAAGGCAGCAAAGTAAAAAAAGGCGAGGTACTGATTCAACTCGCTAATGCAGAGCAGGCGTTAGCTGTTTTGGAAATTGACAAAAAAATTACGTCGCAGCAAAAATCCATTGAGTCGGAAAGATGGCTTATCGAACAAAAAAAAATAGCCATGGCCGATAAGCTGAGAAAGCTGACCGATGCAAAGGACCTTTTAAAATCAGGGGCAACAACCGGTGAAAATGTCCGTACGCTGCAAAACGATTATGACCAGGCGTCACAGGAGATGAAAAAGCTGGAAAATGATTTAGCCATGCAGCAGTCACAGCTCAACGAAATATCCGCACAAAAGGCAATAAAGAAATATAACCTTCAGCAGACCACTCTCAAGGCTCCCATGGATGGAATTATATTGGACATCCTCCCTAAAGCGGGAGAAGCCCTGAGCCAATATCAAACTTATGCCCGCCTGGCTCCCGATAAGCCATTGATTGTTCAGGCTGAAATTGATGAAATGTTTGCAGGGAAGCTGGCCCTTGGCCAAAAATGCTCAGTTCGCCTTTCCGGCGAAAATAAACAGGTAGCAAGCGGCAAGGTTATTCATATTTCTGCTGACCTGAAAAAAAAATCTTTGTTCTCCGACAGCCGTGACGATTTGGAAGACCGCCGGGTAAGAGAAGTGGAAATATCACTG